A genomic segment from Sorangium aterium encodes:
- a CDS encoding isochorismatase family protein: MQRIEPADSAVIVIDVQEKLAAAMPAPQMDALTRAATVLIEAARRLGAAIIATEQYPAGLGPTIAPIAERLAQAGAPVIPKMEFSACGSAEFERALRTSTGRAPRAAIVVGVEAHVCVFQTVRDLAARGVLVQVPLDGVASRRDDHRLAGLDLCRAAGATITTAETVVFDWLKIAGTDDFKQLSKLIR, from the coding sequence ATGCAAAGGATCGAGCCCGCAGACAGCGCGGTCATCGTCATCGACGTCCAGGAGAAGCTCGCCGCCGCGATGCCGGCGCCCCAGATGGACGCGCTGACCCGCGCGGCCACGGTGCTGATCGAGGCGGCGCGGCGGCTCGGCGCGGCGATCATCGCCACCGAGCAGTACCCCGCGGGCCTCGGCCCGACCATCGCGCCCATCGCCGAGCGGCTGGCCCAGGCGGGCGCGCCCGTCATCCCCAAGATGGAGTTCTCCGCCTGCGGCTCCGCCGAGTTCGAGCGCGCCTTGCGCACGTCGACCGGGCGCGCGCCCCGCGCCGCCATCGTCGTCGGCGTGGAGGCGCACGTCTGCGTCTTCCAGACCGTGCGCGACCTCGCGGCGCGCGGCGTCCTCGTCCAGGTGCCGCTCGACGGCGTCGCCTCCCGCCGCGACGACCACCGGCTCGCCGGCCTCGATCTCTGCCGCGCCGCAGGCGCCACCATCACCACCGCGGAGACCGTCGTCTTCGACTGGCTCAAGATCGCCGGGACGGACGACTTCAAGCAGCTCTCGAAGCTCATCCGCTGA
- a CDS encoding (2Fe-2S) ferredoxin domain-containing protein, translated as MPQRKRYLFVCVNRRPDGVPKGSCAQRGAEGIHVQLKAALAERGLAKVEARACSASCLDVCWAGPVIAVEPDGYFYGRVTPADVPEIVDALASGRRVERLVLPPEDYTEATAAPPLPAPPRGAPPEP; from the coding sequence GTGCCCCAGCGAAAGCGCTACCTCTTCGTCTGCGTCAACCGCCGCCCGGACGGCGTTCCCAAGGGCTCCTGCGCTCAGCGCGGCGCCGAGGGGATCCACGTGCAGCTCAAGGCCGCGCTCGCCGAGCGGGGGCTCGCGAAGGTCGAGGCGCGCGCCTGCTCCGCGAGCTGCCTCGACGTCTGCTGGGCAGGCCCCGTCATCGCCGTGGAGCCGGACGGCTACTTCTACGGCCGCGTGACCCCCGCCGACGTCCCGGAGATCGTCGACGCCCTCGCCTCGGGCCGCCGGGTCGAGCGGCTCGTGCTCCCGCCCGAGGACTACACGGAGGCGACCGCCGCCCCGCCGCTGCCGGCGCCGCCGCGCGGCGCCCCGCCGGAGCCGTGA
- a CDS encoding VWA domain-containing protein translates to MRRSLRPLLCSLLLSVPIGCDATSTNRPPSGDKPAELPAADTDGDGISDAVEGRADAVDTDRDGQPDFEDTDSDNDGLSDKLEGAPFPGEAKPRDSDGDGVPDVRDEDSDNNGLPDEEDGDGDRDGDGTADYADPDDDGDGLLDVVELGSDPLDPVNIDGDRWPDFRDRDSDDDGILDRFEREFDVDGDRIPAFRDLDSDGDCRPDSVERGDGAPEQPPIDSDMDGGGDFLDLDSDNDGLLDELEDVDCDGVLDPGESSTAREDTDDDGVSDLIEQAAGTNPNDDLDNPRANGDFVFIVPYQGDPDPAQDTLDFSTNISQADVVFAMDTTATMGGQINNLKGALQEMINQLAEEIPNIGIGVTQYKDFPINSYGGPNDQPFYLEHRVMSVRTPAGRESVQDAVDDLKAEAGGDIPESGWEALYQIATGAGTNEGGAHVPMFNPLNAPPGMIPAGEAVGTIGGVGFRFGSLPIVVMITDTPSHNGTFVQNNYSTAKVVSPTYSQALRAVTGVGGRVIGMVAASSAQAQADAEADLTAGAVATGSVVPPAAWGPEGVRPPRCAVGQCCIGENGSGVTMENGKCPLVFRVASSGAGLNLAVVQAIKVLTTYVTLDISAAAVADETDAVDAASAFIDKIIANNDAPEPCTAGLRVIDKNVDGVADTYTNVFPGPTVCFDVIPKTNVSVPPTTEPQVFTANIVVTGDGVTTLSTRKVFFLVPPEIPVPPID, encoded by the coding sequence ATGCGTCGCAGTCTTCGCCCTCTGCTCTGCTCTCTCTTGCTCTCCGTGCCGATCGGCTGCGACGCCACGTCGACGAACAGGCCGCCGTCCGGCGACAAGCCGGCGGAGCTGCCGGCCGCGGACACGGATGGCGATGGGATCAGCGACGCGGTTGAAGGGCGCGCCGATGCGGTCGACACGGATCGCGACGGCCAGCCCGATTTCGAGGACACCGACTCCGACAACGATGGGTTGTCCGACAAGCTCGAGGGCGCTCCTTTCCCAGGGGAAGCGAAGCCGCGTGACAGCGACGGCGATGGGGTGCCTGATGTTCGGGACGAGGACTCCGACAACAACGGTCTGCCCGATGAGGAGGACGGCGACGGCGACCGCGACGGCGATGGAACCGCCGATTATGCGGATCCCGACGATGACGGCGACGGCCTCTTGGATGTGGTCGAGCTCGGCTCGGACCCGCTCGATCCGGTGAACATCGACGGCGACAGGTGGCCTGATTTCCGCGACAGGGACTCCGACGACGACGGTATCCTGGATCGGTTCGAGCGTGAGTTCGACGTCGACGGCGACAGGATACCGGCGTTCCGGGATCTCGACTCGGACGGGGACTGCCGGCCCGATTCGGTCGAGCGAGGCGACGGCGCGCCCGAGCAGCCGCCCATCGACAGCGACATGGACGGCGGGGGCGATTTCCTCGATCTGGACAGCGACAACGACGGCCTGCTCGACGAGCTCGAGGACGTCGACTGCGACGGCGTGCTCGACCCGGGCGAGTCCAGCACCGCGCGCGAGGACACGGACGATGACGGCGTGAGCGACCTCATCGAGCAGGCCGCGGGCACGAACCCGAACGACGATCTGGACAACCCGCGGGCGAACGGGGACTTCGTGTTCATTGTGCCTTATCAGGGCGACCCGGATCCGGCGCAGGACACGCTGGATTTCTCGACCAACATCTCGCAGGCCGACGTGGTGTTCGCGATGGACACCACCGCGACCATGGGCGGCCAGATCAACAATCTGAAGGGCGCGCTCCAGGAGATGATCAATCAGCTCGCCGAGGAGATCCCGAACATCGGCATCGGGGTGACGCAGTACAAGGACTTCCCGATCAACTCCTATGGGGGCCCCAACGATCAGCCGTTCTACCTGGAGCACCGGGTGATGAGCGTCCGCACGCCGGCAGGGCGCGAGTCCGTGCAGGACGCGGTGGACGACCTCAAGGCCGAGGCCGGCGGCGATATCCCGGAGAGCGGCTGGGAGGCTCTCTATCAGATCGCGACCGGGGCGGGCACGAACGAGGGCGGCGCCCACGTGCCCATGTTCAATCCGCTGAACGCTCCCCCGGGCATGATCCCGGCGGGCGAGGCGGTCGGGACCATCGGTGGCGTGGGATTCCGCTTCGGCTCGCTGCCCATCGTGGTGATGATCACCGACACCCCGAGCCACAACGGGACGTTCGTACAGAACAACTACTCCACGGCCAAGGTGGTGTCGCCGACCTATTCGCAGGCGCTGCGGGCGGTGACCGGCGTGGGAGGCCGCGTCATCGGCATGGTGGCCGCCAGCTCGGCTCAGGCGCAAGCCGATGCGGAAGCCGACCTGACGGCCGGCGCGGTGGCGACGGGCTCGGTGGTCCCGCCGGCGGCGTGGGGACCGGAGGGCGTGCGCCCGCCGCGGTGCGCGGTGGGACAGTGCTGCATCGGCGAGAACGGGAGCGGGGTGACGATGGAGAACGGCAAGTGCCCGCTCGTGTTCCGGGTCGCCAGCAGCGGCGCCGGGCTGAACCTGGCCGTCGTGCAGGCGATCAAGGTGCTCACGACCTATGTCACGCTCGACATCTCGGCGGCGGCGGTGGCGGACGAGACCGACGCGGTCGACGCCGCGAGCGCGTTCATCGACAAGATCATCGCGAACAACGACGCTCCCGAGCCCTGCACCGCCGGCCTCAGGGTCATCGACAAGAACGTCGATGGCGTCGCGGACACCTATACCAACGTGTTCCCCGGGCCCACGGTCTGCTTCGACGTGATTCCGAAGACCAACGTCTCGGTGCCTCCGACGACCGAGCCGCAGGTGTTCACGGCGAACATCGTCGTCACCGGGGACGGCGTGACAACGCTCAGCACCCGCAAGGTCTTCTTCCTCGTCCCGCCGGAGATCCCGGTGCCCCCCATCGATTGA
- the efp gene encoding elongation factor P, translating to MDTSDIRKGLKFMVDGQPYSVIDFQFVKPGKGQAFTRVKIRNMATGAVLERTYKSGEKLEPADVEERSLQYIYPEGTDFVFMDPSTGEQLTVPGDKIGDDSKWLSDGMSIDVTLFNGLPIGVSMPPHVVLQIVSSEPGVKGDTASGATKPATVSTGATVNVPLFVKEGEWIKIDTADGKYLERVNK from the coding sequence ATGGACACAAGCGACATCCGAAAAGGCCTCAAGTTTATGGTCGACGGCCAGCCCTACTCGGTCATCGACTTCCAGTTCGTCAAGCCGGGAAAGGGGCAGGCGTTCACCCGCGTCAAGATCCGGAACATGGCGACGGGCGCGGTGCTCGAGCGCACGTACAAATCGGGCGAGAAGCTGGAGCCGGCGGACGTGGAGGAGCGCAGCCTCCAGTACATCTATCCGGAAGGCACCGACTTCGTGTTCATGGACCCGTCGACCGGCGAGCAGCTCACGGTCCCCGGCGACAAGATCGGCGATGACTCCAAGTGGCTGAGCGACGGGATGTCGATCGACGTGACCCTGTTCAACGGGCTGCCGATCGGCGTCAGCATGCCCCCGCACGTGGTGCTCCAGATCGTGAGCAGCGAGCCGGGCGTCAAGGGCGACACGGCGAGCGGCGCCACCAAGCCCGCCACGGTGTCGACCGGCGCGACCGTCAACGTCCCGCTCTTCGTGAAGGAGGGCGAGTGGATCAAGATCGACACGGCCGACGGCAAGTACCTGGAGCGCGTCAACAAGTGA
- a CDS encoding TetR/AcrR family transcriptional regulator: MSKVITSATKRRRRSAAPAAPAPERGGRAQQKLDTRRRIRDAAWALFTELGYDDTTTKAVAERAEVATGTVFVHARDKADLLMMVMHDRLAAAVDAAFEALPRKEPLLPQLIHVFQRLFAMYGEQPLVSQAFVKAFPGASGPNGERLNALTFAFLHRIASLVRDAQARGEVAGDIDPLAAAHNIFALYFAALLSWLSGFVTLAAALDPVLKSSLALQFRGLRA, from the coding sequence ATGAGCAAGGTCATTACAAGCGCGACGAAACGCCGGAGGCGATCCGCCGCGCCGGCCGCGCCGGCCCCCGAGCGCGGCGGGCGCGCCCAGCAGAAGCTCGACACCCGCCGGCGGATCCGGGACGCCGCGTGGGCGCTCTTCACCGAGCTCGGGTACGACGACACGACGACCAAGGCGGTGGCGGAGCGCGCGGAGGTCGCGACGGGGACGGTGTTCGTGCACGCGCGCGACAAGGCCGACCTGCTCATGATGGTGATGCACGACCGGCTCGCGGCCGCGGTCGACGCGGCGTTCGAGGCGCTGCCGCGCAAAGAGCCCCTGCTCCCTCAGCTCATCCACGTGTTCCAGCGGCTGTTCGCGATGTACGGCGAGCAGCCGCTCGTCTCGCAGGCGTTCGTGAAGGCCTTCCCCGGCGCGTCGGGTCCGAACGGAGAGCGGCTGAACGCGCTCACGTTCGCGTTCCTGCACCGCATCGCGAGCCTGGTGCGCGACGCGCAGGCGCGCGGCGAGGTCGCGGGCGACATCGACCCGCTCGCCGCGGCGCACAACATCTTCGCCCTCTACTTCGCGGCGCTCCTGTCCTGGCTCAGCGGCTTCGTGACGCTCGCGGCGGCGCTGGATCCCGTGCTGAAGAGCTCGCTCGCCCTCCAGTTCCGAGGGCTCCGCGCGTGA
- the htpG gene encoding molecular chaperone HtpG: MNTESPNPETSGSTPSAEPSGAAPGPETPASTPSEEAKAAGAVELPFQAEVQQVLALVINSLYANQEVFLRELISNASDALDKARFLALTREGVAEQAGEPAILITLDDAARTLTIEDNGIGMTRDEVVQNLGTIARSGSLEFLKANAEAAKQKKDGGKLQLIGQFGVGFYAAFMVASRVDVQTRSMLPGAEPVLWRSSGAGSFTVASGDREHPGTKIVLHLKEDAREYTKVWRIKEIIRKYSDFVHFPIKVNDEVANRSAALWTLPKSQITEEQHAEFFRHVTGGYEGENPLLTVHLSIDAPVQFHALLYVPEKAPADMFHKDRRGVRLYAKRVLIVEDCDKLTPMYLRFLRGVVDSEDLSLNVSREMLQENRTLSQIEQQIVKQVLKSLKDLSESDPERYAAFWKEFGRVIKEGATSDWKNKDAIAELCRFESMNTEAGKLISLRDYVAKMPEAQKEIYYVTGLGRHAVEQSPHLEAFRKRGYDVLFLVDPVDEWFVKALNEFDKRRLKSVMHGDVDLGAEPEKKDEPEESVDAAVAAVKAALGDRVKDVRVSRRLTDSASCLVAAEGDPGANLERIMKLIDQNAEESKRILELNPGHPVVKNLNILAGREPGSERVKQWSELLLDQALLVEGVVQEPAKLVRRIQDLLAQVSSAAVSQS, translated from the coding sequence ATGAACACGGAAAGCCCGAACCCCGAAACCAGCGGTTCCACGCCCTCTGCCGAGCCTTCGGGTGCGGCTCCGGGCCCGGAGACGCCCGCGTCGACCCCGTCCGAGGAGGCCAAGGCCGCCGGCGCGGTCGAGCTTCCCTTCCAGGCCGAGGTGCAGCAGGTCCTCGCGCTGGTCATCAACTCGCTCTACGCAAACCAGGAGGTCTTCCTCCGCGAGCTCATCTCGAACGCGTCGGACGCGCTCGACAAGGCCCGCTTCCTGGCCCTCACGCGCGAAGGGGTCGCTGAACAGGCCGGCGAGCCCGCGATCCTCATCACGCTCGACGACGCCGCCCGGACCCTCACCATCGAGGACAACGGCATCGGCATGACCCGGGACGAGGTGGTGCAGAACCTCGGCACCATCGCCCGCTCGGGGTCGCTGGAGTTCCTGAAGGCCAACGCTGAGGCCGCCAAGCAGAAGAAGGACGGCGGCAAGCTCCAGCTCATCGGCCAGTTCGGCGTCGGCTTCTACGCCGCGTTCATGGTCGCCTCGCGCGTCGACGTGCAGACCCGCTCGATGCTGCCGGGCGCGGAGCCCGTCCTGTGGCGCTCGTCCGGCGCGGGCTCGTTCACCGTGGCCTCCGGCGATCGCGAGCACCCCGGCACGAAGATCGTCCTCCACCTCAAGGAGGACGCGCGCGAGTACACGAAGGTGTGGCGGATCAAGGAGATCATCCGCAAGTACTCGGATTTCGTTCATTTCCCCATCAAGGTGAACGACGAGGTCGCGAACCGCTCGGCCGCGCTCTGGACGCTGCCCAAGTCGCAGATCACCGAGGAGCAGCACGCGGAGTTCTTCCGGCACGTGACCGGCGGCTACGAGGGGGAGAATCCGCTGCTCACCGTGCACCTGTCGATCGACGCGCCCGTGCAGTTCCACGCCCTGCTCTACGTGCCCGAGAAGGCGCCGGCGGACATGTTCCACAAGGACCGCCGGGGCGTGCGCCTCTACGCGAAGCGGGTCCTCATCGTCGAGGACTGCGACAAGCTGACGCCGATGTACCTGCGCTTCCTGCGCGGCGTCGTCGACTCCGAGGACCTCTCGCTCAACGTCTCGCGCGAGATGCTCCAGGAGAACCGCACGCTCTCCCAGATCGAGCAGCAGATCGTCAAGCAGGTGCTCAAGTCGCTCAAGGACCTCTCCGAGTCGGACCCCGAGCGCTATGCGGCCTTCTGGAAGGAGTTCGGCCGGGTCATCAAGGAGGGGGCCACAAGCGACTGGAAGAACAAGGACGCGATCGCCGAGCTGTGCCGGTTCGAGTCGATGAACACGGAGGCCGGCAAGCTCATCTCGCTCCGCGACTACGTCGCGAAGATGCCGGAGGCGCAGAAGGAGATCTATTACGTGACGGGGCTCGGCCGCCACGCGGTCGAGCAGAGCCCGCACCTCGAGGCGTTCCGGAAGCGCGGCTACGACGTGCTGTTCCTCGTGGATCCGGTCGACGAGTGGTTCGTGAAGGCGCTGAACGAGTTCGACAAGCGCCGCCTCAAGAGCGTGATGCACGGCGACGTCGATCTCGGCGCCGAGCCGGAGAAGAAGGACGAGCCGGAGGAGTCGGTGGACGCGGCCGTGGCGGCGGTCAAGGCGGCGCTGGGCGACCGGGTGAAGGACGTGCGCGTCTCGCGGCGCCTGACGGACAGCGCGAGCTGCCTCGTCGCCGCCGAGGGGGATCCAGGGGCGAACCTCGAGCGGATCATGAAGCTCATCGACCAGAACGCCGAGGAGTCCAAGCGGATCCTGGAGCTCAACCCGGGTCACCCTGTGGTGAAGAACCTCAACATCCTGGCGGGGCGCGAGCCCGGCTCGGAGCGGGTGAAGCAGTGGTCCGAGCTCCTCCTCGACCAGGCCCTCCTCGTCGAGGGCGTGGTGCAGGAGCCGGCGAAGCTCGTCCGGCGCATCCAGGATCTGCTCGCGCAGGTGAGCAGCGCGGCCGTCAGCCAAAGCTGA
- a CDS encoding tetratricopeptide repeat protein, whose product MHDFDDELREIKREIVESRGLIIKTNNLTNALAADLKSISKRQMAYERRAFWNSASANLLFVIVVIGVVKLAWDARVDAVQAETKGARDRIAKHEADLKEMQQRSDARAKAESDAAAFYELIRAERRQEVIEGFEALRKAPLTRAELAFFSDSVDKARSELSIKSYQTGLDHMRTGRWHEAAVAFEDAIRQKETASHTPSARLNLARAYRRLNRQRDAIPLLMTLSEASPDREVMDDATFLLAECLLDIQAWNDAKTTLRSFIRRFPDSAYINDARLALADVSLRH is encoded by the coding sequence ATGCACGACTTCGACGACGAGCTCAGGGAGATCAAGCGTGAGATCGTGGAATCCCGTGGGCTCATCATCAAGACGAACAACCTCACGAACGCCCTCGCAGCGGATCTGAAGAGCATCTCCAAGCGCCAGATGGCGTACGAGCGGCGCGCCTTCTGGAACAGCGCGAGCGCGAACCTGCTCTTCGTGATCGTGGTGATCGGCGTGGTCAAGCTCGCCTGGGACGCACGCGTGGACGCCGTCCAGGCCGAGACCAAGGGCGCGCGCGACCGCATCGCGAAGCACGAGGCCGATCTCAAGGAGATGCAGCAGCGGAGCGACGCGCGCGCCAAGGCCGAGAGCGACGCAGCGGCGTTCTACGAGCTCATCCGTGCCGAGCGGCGACAGGAGGTGATCGAGGGCTTCGAGGCGCTGCGCAAGGCGCCGCTCACCCGGGCCGAGCTCGCGTTCTTCTCGGACTCGGTCGACAAGGCGCGCTCGGAGCTCTCGATCAAATCGTACCAGACGGGCCTCGATCACATGCGGACGGGCCGCTGGCACGAGGCCGCGGTCGCCTTCGAGGACGCCATCCGGCAGAAGGAGACGGCGTCGCACACCCCGTCGGCCCGCCTCAACCTGGCGCGCGCCTACCGCAGGCTCAACCGGCAGCGCGACGCGATTCCGCTGCTCATGACGCTCTCCGAGGCGTCGCCCGATCGGGAGGTCATGGATGACGCGACCTTCCTCCTCGCCGAGTGCCTCCTCGACATCCAGGCCTGGAACGACGCGAAGACGACCTTGCGGTCGTTCATCCGCCGCTTCCCGGACAGCGCGTACATCAACGACGCGCGCCTCGCGCTGGCCGACGTCTCGCTCCGGCACTGA
- a CDS encoding alpha/beta hydrolase, with protein sequence MMLRLMKMFGLAFVETTTERARRGPARPSWGFGFEWVVRFLRRDFAYVLDRPYPDVRAELDARPYSQKAVRRVKRTDDTLKGVPAVWFEPPGAASRGVVLYLHGGSYLFGSTRTHADLMARLALASGARVVGIDYRLAPEHRYPAQLEDALAAFDALVERGHAPGELALAGDSAGGNLALVTQLAQRDRGAQARCAALISPWLDLTASSASAIANDSTDYGTREGLLRQARDFAGATPLDDPRLSPLHARLEGLASLFIQVGDAERLHDEGQELARRAREAGVDVTLDVLRDMPHNGPVLADFHPEGARGTDALGAYLRARLSSSAAAATRPDAA encoded by the coding sequence ATGATGCTTCGGCTGATGAAGATGTTCGGCCTCGCCTTCGTGGAGACCACGACGGAACGCGCCCGCCGGGGGCCCGCGCGCCCGAGCTGGGGCTTCGGCTTCGAGTGGGTGGTCCGCTTTCTCCGCCGCGATTTCGCCTACGTGCTCGACCGGCCCTACCCGGACGTCAGGGCCGAGCTCGACGCGCGCCCGTACTCCCAGAAGGCCGTCCGGCGCGTGAAGCGCACGGACGACACCTTGAAGGGCGTCCCCGCGGTCTGGTTCGAGCCTCCTGGCGCGGCGTCGCGTGGCGTCGTCCTCTACCTCCACGGCGGCTCGTACCTGTTCGGCTCCACGAGGACCCACGCGGACCTCATGGCGCGGCTGGCGCTGGCGAGCGGCGCCCGCGTCGTGGGCATCGACTACCGGCTCGCGCCGGAGCACCGCTATCCAGCGCAGCTCGAGGACGCGCTCGCCGCCTTTGACGCGCTGGTCGAGCGCGGCCATGCGCCGGGGGAGCTCGCGCTCGCCGGCGACTCCGCCGGCGGCAACCTCGCGCTCGTCACGCAGCTCGCGCAGCGCGACCGCGGCGCGCAGGCGCGCTGCGCCGCGCTCATCTCTCCCTGGCTCGACCTCACCGCGAGCAGCGCCTCGGCGATCGCGAACGACTCGACCGATTACGGCACCCGGGAGGGTCTCCTGCGCCAGGCGCGCGATTTCGCGGGCGCGACCCCGCTGGACGATCCCCGGCTGTCACCGCTCCACGCGCGTCTGGAGGGGCTGGCCTCGCTGTTCATCCAGGTCGGCGACGCCGAGCGCCTCCACGACGAGGGCCAGGAGCTCGCGCGGCGCGCCCGCGAGGCGGGCGTCGACGTCACGCTCGACGTGCTGCGGGACATGCCCCACAACGGGCCGGTGCTGGCCGACTTCCACCCGGAGGGCGCGCGGGGCACGGACGCGCTGGGCGCGTATCTCCGAGCGCGCCTGTCGTCGAGCGCGGCAGCGGCGACGCGGCCTGACGCGGCCTGA
- a CDS encoding glycosyltransferase: MDWGDLATVAPTALSSIIYATIQTSFLWRIARHRLVAPVDAWRPPGATPFVSILKPVAGVDDGLADNLESFARLDYPCYEIVFGVASREDRAVPVIQAFIAAHPEVKARLCLTDPNEALNPKVAQLLELERRAEGSVLVISDANVCVRPDYLRSLLSILMRPGVGLVSSVVVGTGERTLGAVVENAQLGAFIAPGVVAAAELAGRSISVGKSMAMRRVDLARVGGFESVAHVLAEDDMLGQRFSACGFVVDLCLDPIENRNTSGSLTRMLDRHTRWAKMRRTLVPRCFAVEPLNSPLLIAWLTLLLNPTGLALEMWLFAWTLQSLGTFLALKMLRPTRSNLALVAAEPLRTLCWFFCWLNAYSNRRVAWRGNAFYIGPGTALVAADEPSSLRSPAR; encoded by the coding sequence ATGGATTGGGGAGATCTGGCGACGGTCGCGCCGACGGCGCTGTCATCCATCATCTACGCGACGATCCAAACCTCCTTCCTCTGGAGGATCGCGCGGCACCGGCTCGTGGCGCCGGTCGACGCATGGCGGCCGCCCGGGGCGACCCCGTTCGTCAGCATCCTCAAGCCCGTCGCGGGCGTCGACGACGGGCTCGCCGACAACCTCGAATCCTTCGCCCGCCTCGATTACCCCTGTTACGAGATCGTCTTCGGCGTCGCCTCGCGAGAAGATCGGGCGGTGCCGGTGATCCAGGCCTTCATCGCGGCGCACCCCGAGGTGAAGGCGCGGCTCTGCCTGACGGATCCGAACGAGGCGTTGAACCCGAAGGTGGCGCAGCTCCTCGAGCTCGAGCGCAGAGCCGAGGGCAGCGTGCTCGTCATCTCGGACGCGAACGTGTGTGTCCGTCCAGACTACCTCCGATCGCTGCTGTCGATCTTGATGCGGCCGGGCGTGGGGCTCGTCTCGAGCGTCGTCGTGGGCACGGGGGAGCGGACGCTCGGCGCGGTGGTCGAGAACGCGCAGCTCGGGGCGTTCATCGCGCCCGGGGTCGTCGCCGCCGCCGAGCTCGCGGGGCGGTCGATCAGCGTTGGCAAGTCGATGGCGATGCGGCGGGTCGATCTCGCGCGGGTGGGAGGGTTCGAGAGCGTGGCCCACGTGCTGGCGGAGGACGACATGCTCGGACAGCGCTTCAGCGCGTGCGGGTTCGTCGTCGATCTCTGCCTGGATCCGATCGAGAACCGGAACACGAGCGGCTCTCTCACGCGCATGCTGGATCGGCACACCCGCTGGGCGAAGATGCGGCGCACGCTCGTTCCGCGCTGCTTCGCGGTGGAGCCGCTCAACTCGCCGCTGCTCATCGCGTGGCTCACGTTGCTGCTCAACCCGACGGGCCTCGCGCTGGAGATGTGGCTGTTCGCCTGGACGCTGCAGAGCCTGGGGACCTTCCTGGCCTTGAAGATGCTGCGCCCGACGCGCTCCAACCTGGCGCTGGTGGCGGCGGAGCCGCTCCGGACGCTGTGCTGGTTCTTCTGCTGGCTGAACGCGTATTCGAACCGGCGGGTCGCCTGGCGAGGCAACGCGTTCTACATCGGGCCCGGGACGGCGCTGGTGGCCGCGGACGAGCCGTCTTCCTTGCGATCGCCCGCCAGGTAG
- the hisN gene encoding histidinol-phosphatase: MTPSQDLVELAERLADASGAVIRRYFRKGIEADDKADASPVTIADREAEAAIRELLAARAPGHGIVGEELGRQNEAAELVWVLDPIDGTKAFITGKPLFGTLIALLHRGRPVLGVIDQPVLGDRWLGVLGRQTLWNGEPARVRACAGLPLARLSTTGPQYFPPAKTRAFGEVASRAKLVSYGGDCYQYGLVASGSIDVVVEYGLKLHDFAALVPVITGAGGVMTDWEGRPLDAASAGDVVAAGDPRTHAEVLAALRAGDPRQGAR, encoded by the coding sequence ATGACCCCTTCCCAGGACCTGGTCGAGCTGGCAGAGCGGCTCGCGGACGCCAGCGGCGCCGTGATCCGGCGCTACTTTCGCAAGGGCATCGAGGCCGACGACAAGGCGGACGCGAGCCCTGTCACGATCGCCGACCGCGAGGCCGAGGCGGCGATACGCGAGCTGCTCGCCGCGCGCGCGCCGGGACACGGGATCGTGGGAGAGGAGCTCGGCCGCCAGAACGAGGCAGCGGAGCTCGTGTGGGTGCTCGATCCCATCGACGGGACGAAGGCGTTCATCACGGGCAAGCCGCTCTTCGGCACGCTCATCGCCCTGCTGCACCGGGGGCGGCCGGTGCTCGGCGTCATCGACCAGCCCGTCCTCGGCGATCGCTGGCTCGGCGTCCTGGGCCGGCAGACGCTCTGGAACGGCGAGCCGGCGCGCGTCCGCGCGTGCGCGGGGCTGCCGCTCGCGCGCCTCTCCACCACGGGCCCGCAGTACTTCCCGCCGGCGAAGACCCGCGCCTTCGGGGAGGTCGCGTCCCGGGCCAAGCTCGTGAGCTACGGCGGGGATTGCTACCAGTATGGCCTCGTGGCGAGCGGCAGCATCGACGTGGTCGTCGAGTATGGCCTCAAGCTCCACGATTTCGCGGCGCTCGTCCCGGTGATCACCGGCGCCGGAGGGGTCATGACGGACTGGGAAGGGCGCCCGCTCGACGCCGCGAGCGCCGGTGACGTGGTGGCCGCCGGCGACCCGCGCACCCACGCCGAGGTGCTCGCCGCGCTCCGCGCCGGCGATCCCCGGCAGGGCGCGCGCTGA
- a CDS encoding DUF5522 domain-containing protein, whose product MSGPKPPRAVEGEDYYLEGGRVVFTEAYHLKRGYCCNSKCRHCPYREKAPADAISVVLPRLKLP is encoded by the coding sequence ATGAGCGGGCCGAAGCCTCCCAGGGCCGTCGAAGGCGAAGATTATTACCTCGAGGGAGGCCGGGTAGTTTTTACAGAGGCGTATCACCTGAAACGGGGATACTGCTGTAACTCCAAGTGCCGCCACTGCCCTTACCGGGAGAAGGCGCCGGCAGACGCGATCTCCGTCGTGCTGCCTCGGCTGAAGCTCCCCTGA